The sequence CTGGACTGAAGTTTTTCTGACATTAAGTAACGTGACACACGTGGATAATTTGGGTAACCTAACCAGAGATATGATTCATGTGGAGTTACaagaaaaaattgtttcaaggAATTTAAACGCAAGATCGTCAGACACACTGCTAATGATTTCGCGGGATCCATGGAAACGAATATATTCTGCTTATAtggataaaatatatcaaattcaaaCAGCGTATAgagacaaaattaaacaaatggtTGGTAAGTACCGTGGTTATTGCGGTGAAGTTCCAACTTTTGAACAATTTCTAAAGTACATTGTTGCTCAATCTAAGTACAAACTACTTGATCCACATTGGAGACCGATTAGCTCCCTTTGTAGAGTTTGCCGATactcatataaatatataatgaaaatggaATCATTCGAAAAAGATTCAGCGTATGTCTTAAACAAAATCCTACCTGAGAATTCAGACAAAAAGGAAGCGTTATTTTCAAAGTTAGCTAATAAACAAGATTATTTGAAAGGATTAGTTAGAATGTTTACATCACGATTTCTAGAAATGAAGGATAACTGTGTTAGTTTCATTGACACGATGAAGAGGCTTTGGTTTTTGTTGCAATCTCAAGGATTACTAAGTGACCAAGTGAATTTCTCCCCACGCTTCTTTTTACGATTGTCTGCAGTTAATGAAGAAGAAATTACTGAGTTGTTTGTGGAGAAAAGTAAAGAGATAATACTTTCAAAGGCAGAAGAACAGCAACAAAGAagcaaacatttcaaagaaGCGTATGCCTCAGTTGATGTCAACGTTTTACTCAAGGTACAAAAAGTGTATGAAAACGACTTTAGACTGTTTGGTTACAACATGCGCTTAATGTAAAGTTTGAGCCTTTTGGTAAAACATTTTCCAagctttatttctttatttgaaaacagaGGAAGAAATCAGTCAATGAGCATGTCAAGAGGCATCTTACGCGAGTATTCAATAATAGGTATCGAatggtttttttattgtttggtcACTGATGCCTGATCCATGTCTGGACTATTGTTATCGCTATTTAAGGTATCATATTGTGTTAAAGTATTCAACAAGAACCCTTAATGGAATTTGTGATATAAAGGATTAGATTGAATAAGATTTTACATCAAAGActgaattttaaaactgttataactgttatattgattgattgatatttcTGCTTTAATGTCACTTTCTGCACTATCGGCTTTTTTGCCGGGACCAATGTTTATTGGTATAGAGGAAGACCTAGCCAAACGCACAAGCCAAGCGGGTAGATTTAACAACCTCAATGTCTTTATACCATTGTACTTAGGTTAAAACgagaataaatatatgttgaaaagcTAATTATGAATCAGTTTAGTTACTTAGATAACGAGGACACCAGGCCCCTTCTACTACGTTTATTAgtcatttaaataaagtaaCTACCGATTACAATAAAATGTTACCATAATGTCAGTGAAATGACTGTAACTTACaactaaaatatttcaaatgattggCAAATGCAATAGTGTTCTGCCTCAGTACTTCCTCAGTACTTACGTTATATTGTCAAGCCTACTCTAGCATAAATATTGACACTTTTGGTTGTTAGTCCAGAGATTGTTCTTTATTTGTCTTGATCCCATTTCCCTCCTTGCTGGTAGAAAACAACATACAATTTGATTATCGAATTGTATGTTGTTTTCTACCTTCAGGTAAATTTGccttgagagaaaaaaaaatactataactTTGGCGCAGATCCGCAAGGTTACCAAACgaatgaaattagaaaaaaaaatgtatgcataatcttttaaaattccagaaatatagaaatatacaatgaaaaattgaaaaatataatgaagAAACATATGCGGCTTCCTTTTCAATATAGTATAAAGATTAGAAGGAACAACAAGGAAAGGAATACTATATCTTTACATCACAGATACATGTGTAGAGCAATACGAAGATGGCAAACTGAACCATACAAAAAAGGTTTTACATATTAATCAATCTAAAGAGACCGACACTTCTAGGAACCTATTTGATAAATACAATTAAAGGACATGATAGATATAGTAAGATGTGGTGTgcgtgccaataagacaactctccatccaagtaactatttatttaaaggaaaccattataggtcaagatacggccttcaacacggagccttagcaCACAACGAACAGCGAACAGCAATCTATAAAGgcaccaaaaattactagtgtaaaaccaaaGCGAAGAATGAGAAACACTtttgaaccacataaacagacgacaaccttTACTCCGTTAAACAAAATCCAATATAAAATAAGTTCATGTATATTCGAATATTCTTCCTTtctgtatatcaaataaatatatatcccccGCCTTTGTACTttcaacatctttttttaaagttcgGCATCTTTCTAACATGCCCCATAATTATCTGCTACATAGACTCTTTAATAATGACGCAAGGATGCATTGACGTCATAACAATATATCTCTATTTTACAAAGTTAGCGTAGcgacaaattaaaacaaatgggCGGAAGGTGTTCTTTTATCGCATCAGCCGAAGACAAATAACCGATAAAAACTGTGTAAATTCATTATTACTATAGACTTATATACATGAGCAAAACGATCGATATTTTTAACgattcaaaacttttgaaatttgaaatccTTTGACTTAAAGTAGTCCAGAAATATTTTATCTAACCAATATTTATTCACGGCGTGTAAGAACAATTGAAAATCGAATTCGTATCccacaatataatatttgaaaataataaatgctAAGATATTggattatattttgtaaaaactaatataacatatatttgtctttttacaTTAGTTCAAATAGACACCAGTTTAAACATTTGTGGAGGataaaacttatcatttaaTACAAACTGTaggtaaattttaatatattttaattgcatGGTACATATGATTATTCAAGTCAACGGAAAAAGTTAGAACGTACAAGCTAGTATTCATAGAGGTAGGAacatttttcatgtattttcaTTCGGTGTACTGTTAACAGTTTTAAGGCTTTCAGCTTATGATCttctaaaacattatataagGGAAATTCGGGTTAAGTTGAGTTATCAAAAACCgatagaaactaaaaaaaaaccgcAAATATGATACAAATGAAAAACGAACGAGAAAGAACataccaaaaaaacaacaacaacgcACTATATGTATGGCAAATACAAATTTTCCCAATTCAATTCTTTAAAAACGTGAAAAACAATAATAGATTAATGCAGAATTTACATTATGCGCCTTctaaattgtcatttttattgtcaattcCAAAATTGTGTAATAGAATAAGATTTTCCAAGCAAGTGTACACCGTAAcgttttgatatgttttgtctttttcttttgttgttattaaGTTATTGTTCTTTCAATTTCTGTGAAACAAACAAGGCTGAATACATTTTGGATTAAGtgattctttttctttatttaaaaaaaacagccaCAAGGAACACATGGGTATAGAGTAAATATTGCATTTAGAACCTATTAAAAACCGGGATATGACTGGTTTTGTGTATGTTCTTTATACTTATGATATTTTGCACATTTGATATAAAGCTAGATCGATTTGGGGTGCAGAAATCCGGCCATCCATGTACTGAAGTCTGTATGTAAAACCAATGTCGTCTGTTTGGCTTGCGGGAGGTATGATAACGCAGCCTCTTTCGATATAATAACGTCATCCGATGCTCTTTTCACGTTTAAGAATCATTGCATAATCTTTATAAAGATTCGATATGTGGCATTTGGAAAGCAAAATGTCTACCCCTATACCATTATTTGTGAATGAAAGTCGCAATTTCCTCCTCCTTTCTTTCCGGTTGACCAACATTGCCCTACTTTGTTGATAGATTTCCAAATTAGTTGTTTGAGTTTGTCATTCTGGACCAGTCGGGTCAAAcgttataaataaaggcaacagtagtatgccgctgttcaaaactcataaatccatggacaaaaagcaaaatcggggtaacaaactaaaactgagggaaacgcattaaatataagaggagaacaacgacagaacattaaaatgtaacacacacagaaacggactaagcattagacaaaatcctatgagaataacatatataacatcaaaaccaaatacataaatttgggatagataagttcCGCGACACGtcgtccatctgatgagttaggcctttttcaactgatttttatagttcgttcttatgttgtactgttaaaccactgttccaggttagggggagggttgggatcccgctaacatagttaaccccgccacattatttaagaatgtgcatgtaccaagtcaggagcttgtaattcagtggttgtcgtttgttttatgtgttaaatattttttttttgttcattttttttggtataaataaggccgttagttttctcgtttgaattgttttacattgttttacattttcttatcggggtcctttatagctgactatgcggtatgggttttgttgaagaccgtacggtgacctatagttgttaatgtctgttttattttggtctcttgtggaccgttgtttcattggcaatcataccacatcttcttttttatattatcgtaatgtgaattcacactcaaaaataagataaaacaaacgacacaacggaaacgcaacgttaaaatgtaacacacaaaaacgaactataatataaaaatggccatattcctgacttggtacaagacatttttaaaggaaaacatggtgggttgaacctggttttgtggcatgccaaacctcgcactttaatggcaatgttaaatataacattaaaatgacaacaaaatattacaggactacaatacaaataaataggagaacatattatacaaagaaacacatgaataatagataacaaaaggcatcaggtttaaaattcaatactcaccaatgacgcccagatataaaagttcGAAAGTCAAAAAAAGTACAGAGTTGTACCGAACTGAggatcaaaagttcaaaaaggttgtgccaaatacggctaggtTTTCCTGCTTAAGATAAGAACATCCtcattatttagaacaattgatgttattgcaaacagtaaattttatcaaatgaatataaaagatatacaagAAATAAACTgtagtattaactaattacagaaaacaaaacccgGATACAAAGACCAACACAAaaaatagacacacccgacttAGTCAAAGCCTCAACGCAAAAAGTGAAACAAGTGACGTCACAAATGAAGTGGTGAAAAGGCACAAAAATTACGTCGTATTTGAAATTCTGAAACAGCGCAAAAATTACGTCACTTTTGAATGGATAAAACTATATCTCAAAAGTAAGATATAATCAGGATTAACAATGCACATTTCAATACTTATAAATAGCAAACAGAGGTAGCAATTAACTATATCATATAGCTATGTCCGGTTTGATTTGAATCTATTTTTAAACGTAAAACATCTTTCAAGAACAATTAGAATAGAAGTTATTCCTTGattgagattgtgacacagtgatgactgctgtaaccctgttttgaaaattgtacgtattatgtctgttttgttcacgcatcgttgtaaatataatggcatttgatgcgactgtcatacaagtgagaggttaattgtataaaaaaactaaGTTCAATtccccattttctacattttaaaatgcctgtaccaagtccggaatatgaGAGTTGTTGTACATTcgtttgttttatcatttgattttgccatttaatttgGGACCTTTCGTTTGAATTttcttggagttcagtatttttgtaattttactttttgcaacaTATCAAACCATCCAGTATTACCAGGATTCCTGACAAGCATATAACATAGGTTGACAAGGATTCCGACCATTCTACATTCCGACCAGGCGTAAATCTACGTATTTATTAATATCGCACAGGCGAACAGACAACCGATTAAACATGGCTTTTACTGTCGGACTGGAGAAGTCCAAGTGAAGACAAATTTGTATACCCAAGACAATCTAACTTTGAAGTctacaatatttgaaaataataaatcatcCCCAATCTTTAATTATGAAACGCCACGCTTGCTATTTGTTAAGAAAATttgacaacaaagatctttttaACCCTTCGATATCAAATAAAAGCTAGGCTAATTTTTAGATACAACATTATCTGCGTATCCGAAGTACATGTATACGAGAACCTTCAtacttataaattgtttatattcaaTTCCATTGTATAATGGTCTTATACCTCATGAAACGTTATGCTATGATATTTCTTTACGATAATATGAAATTTAATGCGCAAATTGTGAAAACCATTAAAAGGATTAAAGCAGTTTTGACTTACAAACACTTTAAAGGAAATTTGATATATACCTCTGACAATTGTAaccaaatagaaaacaattacATTTCACCCGTTTAATTTCtgaacaaaatttaataaaagattGTTATTTACCGTTACCTAATTAAAAtcttaacttttattttttttatagattgtaTTTCATAATAAATAGTATATAGTATACATAAAGTCTAAAATCTTGCCAAACAAGTAAGTtcttaaacatttaataaattaaaaaatcttcttttgatccaataattttttttcatcaaatgttgaaaatgctaatgtttgaatttgtttttatattaacttaCATTGTTTTCCTTTCAAAAGATATACAATAATTGATTTTGACTAAGattaaacatgtcaaatatgTTTCACTGCACAATTAATTGACATGTCAAAGTATAATAATATCATTTCTTCAATTgagtaaaatttaatatatctaCAATATTGAAGtcacaattttatcaaattaaagaaaaaactaaaatgtcatattttctATACCAAAACAAAACTATTGTTCACTTCCAACTGTTTATAACTGTGTCAACATCAAACACAAATAActgattaaaatattgaaaaagtacatatgcatatttgatatgCTTCCATGTAACgctaaaaaaacaataaactgatTGATGATGAATTGATATGGAGTGATATAGTTGAATTCAAAGATACCACATGTACAATTATATCCTTTTAATACACCGAACTAGTATATATTCGTTTAGGTACCAGCTGAAGGACatctccgggtgcgggaatttctcgctacattgaagacctgttcgtgaccttctgctgttgtttttttatatggttgggttgttgtctctttgacacattctccatttccagtCTCAATTTTATGATGACCACGTGTTCCCAAACAagtgattttgttatttgtgtctaGCAGCATTTAATCATTATTTCCGTACAaagtatagtttttttttaatttgttaaatagTTTAAGTTTTAGTTTTCCAAACTTCTGGTCTACAGAACTTATGTTCTAGTGTTCCAAACTTCTGGTATCCCTGCTTTTGTTATGAGTCTATTATCTTCGATGAGCATATAAATATGTGATGGAAAGTGGGATAatattgccttttatagtcaatttttaaccatttttcgtaaatctgagtaatcttttacaaaaatcttctcctctgaaaataTTGGGTCAAAtcaatccaaacttggccacaatcatcattagggtatcttgtttaaaaaatatgtccgatgacctggccaaccaatcaagatggccgccacagctaaaaatagaacatagggataaaatgcagttttgtcGAAGTATTATCCAAGATAATAGActcataacaaataaaaacactatCTCATTGTTGATGGTTTAGaagttaaaaaatgaatttgaaaaatgtataagttTGGCAATATTTAGAACATTTGTTTTATGCTATTTCAGGTTTTGTTGTAGCGAAGATTCACAAACATGCCGCAAAAACTTATTCAACATAGCCTTGGGTTTTCCCGAGAATCGAGAATGGATTCAATAATGCGCTCAAGcaaaaacataatgttttcaACAAGAactaaaaatcaacaaatatcaaatttacttgaatttgaaaggaaaaaaatagataacAGCGAGCAGTTAGTATTAGTTCAAACCACTCGGAGTATTAACAATGAAAGAGATTCCTTGTCTAAAATGTTAGCTCTGCGAAAAATTTATCAACGACATAGTTTTGAGAAGTACGATCCTGTACTTCATCCTCAGAAAAGAAATCGATATTGTCACTTAGATGCTAGAGATTTGATGAAGATGTGGTTCAAAGGAAAAACTGTGTCAATAGGGAAAACTGAATCAGATACTCTATCGCAAGCAGAATCGCGTCCTATGTCTTCTATGTTTCGTCGAATGCGCATGGCTAGTGGGAGAAGCAGAAAGATGAGTTCCGTGTCAGGAGAGGCCGGCACATGGGGTAATTTATTGACAGAGACAATCCACGAAGAACCGAAAAGTGACCTTGGATCACTGACAGGAGAGGAAAACGATGATGATTTGGACGAAGTTGTGTACCGTTTAGATGATAAGAAACTGCACATCGTACCAAATAAAACTGTTCTCAGCCCTGAAAGTAAAACAGATGTAAAATCGAGTGTGATAAATCCTatgaataaaacagaaaattcaTCGCAAGATAAAGAGCACGCGGGAGAGAAAAACGTAATTCCCTTTATAACAAGTAGTCAAgtaacagaaaacaatagtatTAATCACAATACAAATTCATCTACCTTAGAAGAAAACCACATATCAAAAGAACAGATAGACATCAACGAAAATAAAAAGAGAGACCTTTCCGAAGACATCGAAAAACACGATCAGTTGAACGATTCAAAGAAAACAGAGAAAACATTCAGGAGAAGCGTTGTAATAGATAACGGAAACgtcaatcaaaacaaatatacttcTGGAGAAAACATgcaaattgaagaaaaacaatCTGAAATCATCGGAACTGACAATCATACTTCCACAATTATTGTTTGTTCTGATCCTGTTAAAATTGGTGTAGAAAATGTAAACACTTCGAAATCTACAATACAGATTGACAAACAACCTTCAAATATTTTAGAACATGATTCCTCgt is a genomic window of Mytilus trossulus isolate FHL-02 chromosome 1, PNRI_Mtr1.1.1.hap1, whole genome shotgun sequence containing:
- the LOC134706978 gene encoding uncharacterized protein LOC134706978, whose amino-acid sequence is MEYMKFIEPVIQTMRLKMLYQRKYCNQYLLLATGLLLFIYGHNHTGIEDNILDKGKKGENFIKAKLLHDQMDNIGRTKTVQFNIDEIMNKRIKHLKQNCNILKKTKGSSQIFSRGIPIANTMNTHHICKVPKSGSTFWTEVFLTLSNVTHVDNLGNLTRDMIHVELQEKIVSRNLNARSSDTLLMISRDPWKRIYSAYMDKIYQIQTAYRDKIKQMVGKYRGYCGEVPTFEQFLKYIVAQSKYKLLDPHWRPISSLCRVCRYSYKYIMKMESFEKDSAYVLNKILPENSDKKEALFSKLANKQDYLKGLVRMFTSRFLEMKDNCVSFIDTMKRLWFLLQSQGLLSDQVNFSPRFFLRLSAVNEEEITELFVEKSKEIILSKAEEQQQRSKHFKEAYASVDVNVLLKVQKVYENDFRLFGYNMRLM